The Carassius gibelio isolate Cgi1373 ecotype wild population from Czech Republic chromosome B22, carGib1.2-hapl.c, whole genome shotgun sequence genome window below encodes:
- the LOC127988039 gene encoding renin receptor isoform X1: MNRIITSTVFAFVSLLSGVLGDSLTVLRSPSYVTFQDGQWPISGEKVPDLVSLTMGFSVREDLDWPGLAAGSLFQRPRANALIVVRGVDTLDFPKNISSYPLENPVPFTLDNVANTVHTLFADSTPVVLQLAPSEERLYMMGMANTVFEDLPVTLQQIRGRLSQDGSVLTSLPLISLSRNNEADLLFLSEVQVLYDISALLQKHKHLAKDPAPDLYSLELAGLEEIVRRYGTDSPQFADAIRILTSALQKFADDVSNVYSNNAVVEVVTVKTFEAPLTRKSRSILQISNQGSLYNLAYKYDYDYAVVFNIVLWLMIVLALAVIVISYNLWNMDPGYDSIIYRMTNQKIRLD; this comes from the exons ATGAATCGAATAATTACCAGCACTGTGTTTGCGTTTGTAAGCCTTTTATCAG GTGTTTTGGGCGACAGCTTGACTGTTCTGCGCAGCCCGTCATATGTGACATTCCAGGATGGACAATGGCCCATCTCAGGAGAAAAGGTCCCTGATTTGGTCTCCCTGACCATGGGCTTCTCCGTCCGTGAG GATCTCGATTGGCCAGGTCTGGCTGCCGGCTCGCTCTTCCAACGCCCGCGTGCAAACGCTCTGATTGTCGTGCGCGGCGTTGACACCCTTGACTTTCCGAAAAACATTTCCTCCTACCCTCTCGAAAAT CCGGTTCCGTTCACTCTGGACAACGTGGCAAACACGGTGCACACTCTGTTCGCTGACAGCACCCCTGTGGTCCTGCAGCTCGCCCCCAGTGAGGAG AGGCTGTATATGATGGGGATGGCCAACACTGTTTTTGAGGACCTGCCCGTGACCCTGCAACAGATCCGTGGACGCCTGTCCCAGGACGGATCTGTCCTCACGTCGCTTCCTCTCATCTCCCTCAGCCGTAATAATGAG GCTGATCTTCTGTTCCTGTCTGAGGTTCAGGTGCTGTATGACATTTCAGCTCTG TTGCAGAAACACAAGCATCTGGCTAAAGACCCGGCTCCTGACCTGTACTCTCTAGAGCTCGCGGGGCTGGAGGAGATCGTCCGGCGGTATGGCACAGACTCTCCTCAGTTCGCAGACGCTATCAGGATCCTGACATCCGCTCTGCAGAAG TTCGCAGACGATGTCTCCAACGTCTACTCAAACAACGCGGTTGTAGAAGTGGTGACGGTGAAGACATTTGAAGCCCCTCTGACCAGGAAGTCCCGCTCCATCCTTCAGATC AGTAACCAGGGCAGCCTCTACAACCTGGCCTACAAGTACGACTACGATTACGCCGTGGTCTTTAACATTGTCCTATGGCTGATGATCGTGTTAGCTTTAGCCGTCATCGTGATCTCGTACAACCTCTGGAACATGGATCCTGGGTATGACAGCATCATCTACAGGATGACCAATCAGAAGATCCGACTGGACTGA
- the LOC127988041 gene encoding uncharacterized protein LOC127988041 isoform X5, with protein sequence MSKQNKDRMRTVQLLLFCLLVCQTTAFLTDKPVNLGGNVTLDCQIDVKDIYWVFQKLTDSPLLLLRTYTSDSTSSYIQDQRLKDKYSSLTKSRLFIINITIHELGIYYCVKPATTSLQISNGTRLYLNESAQDQNQTESAQDQNEPEEKHQEQSCEETLEMHMILNVTSILLNFVLIIATIGLLMLKHKKPRKRRQQAQNVHPEQIEDLNNAQYSEIELPTCSRREKPIQINGTYALLQNPKPRSGSTHADIITS encoded by the exons ATgagcaaacaaaacaaagacagaatGAGGACGGTGCAACTTTTACTCTTCT GTCTGCTGGTGTGTCAAACTACAGCGTTTCTAACTGATAAACCGGTGAATTTAGGGGGAAACGTAACTTTAGACTGTCAGATTGATGTAAAAGACATTTATTGGGTTTTCCAGAAACTGACAGACTCTCCGCTGCTGTTACTGCGAACTTACACATCAGATTCTACATCATCTTATATACAAGACCAAAGACTGAAAGACAAATATTCATCACTAACTAAGAgccgtttatttattattaatataactatTCATGAATTAGGAATATATTATTGTGTAAAACCTGCTACAACATCTCTACAGATCAGCAATGGCACCAGACTTTACCTCAATG AATCGGCCCAAGATCAAAATCAAACAGAATCTGCCCAAGATCAAAATGAACCAGAAGAGAAACATCAGGAACAGTCATGTGAGGAAACATTGGAGATGCACATGATTCTGAATGTTACATCCATCCTGCTGAATTTTGTGCTGATCATTGCAACAATAG GTCTGTTAATGCTCAAACATAAGAAGCCTAGAAAAAGACGACAACAAGCCCAGAATGTGCATCCAGAGCAGATCGAGGACTTAAACAACGCACAG TATTCTGAAATCGAGTTACCCACATGTTCACGAAGAGAAAAACCGATTCAGATAAACGGCACTTACGCACTTCTTCAGAATCCAAAGCCACGTTCTGGATCAACACATGCAGATATCATCACATCGTGA